GTGTGACCGGGTGaaagatacacaaacaaatgcCCACCCACCCCACTACCCCAGCGTCTGCACGAAACTCCGCCAGTACCAGCGGACTCACAATGGTGGCTTAATCATTTGCCTGCGGATTGGCGGGTGAAAAGACGGGCGATGGGTTTATGGGCACGCTGCATTTTAGTGCACACTTTCGCTCGGATATTTCGCGCGGGATGAGATAAAACTTTATGACGTTTTCATTTATCGCCACCACCGTCGGTCACGACACCACTGGATGTAACGGGATAATAACGGGCCAATGCTCGAAGGTTTTAAAACCTTGTGTGACAACACCGAATGGCTACGTGCGCGTTTTATGGTGAAAAGATGAATTGTTTTATCGCAGATTATGTACATGGGGGAGGGCGTGAATTAAATGCCAGCAGAGCCTCGCAGGCGGAGGAGAGGGTTTTAAGCGGAATCGATTAACTTTGTGTATCGATTgaatgatctttttttttgggagcttatCACTAATCGTTACGGTTGTGGCTTGGGCGTTAAAATGGTTTTATGTGGAGGAGTCAACCAAACGCATGAACCGTTTAGTGATTTTGTGGGAGTGAAGGCTAGACTGATTCTGGGAATCATTTCCGAACAAACTTTCACACAAGTGTTTTTAGCTGTCGTGCTAATAGCTGGCTGGTTTACTGGGAAATGAATAGTAAACATTTATGATTTGGAGAAAATTTTCCCACATTCACATTTTGAAATGGCCTCACTTAATGCTCCCTTAACTTAACCCTCACTTAAATTCCCTATAGAAAGTTCCTATAACTATTAAAGAACCCGGGGCAAttgtttgtctatttttttgAACATCTGTCTGATTAAAATTGGGGCGGCTCGGTGGCTTCATGGTAGCGAcatcacacgacaggaccggatCAAAATCCAATCCGTActaatcccccgtacgcaggacttgactatccagctacgggtaaataaaatcacagaaaGCTAAAAATGGCAGACTTTCTtcctcttgaagttgttgtgccgataaagaagaagtacGATTCAGATTGACTAGATATCCTTTCGTATTAAGATGTGGTGGTTGCAGGCATATACTTGAATGAAAGTATTTTACAATACTAATATTTCAAAGCGATCAAgatatattgaaatattttgttcaACATTTCACGAAAGCTTAACTTTTATACAATTCGGGATTGAATGGTAatggttttgaataatttgaatttcgTAGTATAATGGTTTGCTCTTTACCTAGGTTCATATGACTTTGTTAACTTGAATGGAGCAGATATTTAGTTCAAGGTTATTTGAAGTTCATCTGAAGAAGTTTTAAACTCCTAAGGAGTGTATAGTGTATAACAATGGTTTAGTTGGGTAACCAACAATTTAATATCTCCTGCATTCAGAAACACTAATACCACCAAACCTTTGCAGTCTATTCTTGGATTGCAGTCTATGTGGattaataaaagaaagaataagTGTTACTAGAATAAAAAAtgcctacctttaggcgttaAACGTATGATCCAATACTTATCTGATTCAGTCTCACTCTTTTCGTAGTGTTTAGCAAATTTTATTTCGATAATTCGAATCACGTAATCTTTAGTGAATGTACATCCAGCTATTacacattattttaattatagcAATTTTTGGAGCATCAAAACCATTCCAACTTGTTTATTATATCGACGAAAATTAAAATGgatttcattgaaattttacttCAACGATTCTTAAAATGTTCATCAATTGCTGTCAATTATTGTATGTTGCTCAATTAAAAGTTTATGCCAGTACAATCAAATCTTatcatgattttatttgtgATATTTGATACGGAATTGttttcaacaaattttacaaacctTATGTTGTTAAACGTTGTTATttcacaaacaatttttttcctgttgatAAGCGACAGTTTGTGAGCGACTAAAATAGATCCTTGCACATCATACTGACACCGAACCACTGATCCCCATTGATTGCTTTTGAACGACACAGCTGTGCAAGCAAAgcgaatgtttattttcacttGAAATCAACGTGCTACCAAAACGCAGCTTATAGCCATCGCACGACGCCCCAATTGCCCACCGAACTCAGAAACCGTCACGAAAGTTTCACTGCATTTCCTTCACTGTTTTCTTGCTTTAAtaccaaacaaacagatagaaaggaaataaacaatCACTCGACGCGCAAATGATTACCATTTGCACCTCCCACTGCATCAACGGGTGGTCCGAGAGATGTGGGAAGGGGGATAGGCCCCGGCTCTCCCGTAGGCAGTGGATCGTAATTAGCAAAAGCGCACGCGAGCCGCATTAATTTGCGCTCAAAACACTGGAAGCAAAAATCAATTCGCAAACCGTCCAGCGCATCCACTCGGACAGATTCGCGGACGCGGTTGGCTTCGGCTCACTTCCGGTGCCCGGATTCATGTTGTGCACGCGCACACAAAGAGGTGACGAATGGTTTGGGAAGATGAAGAGCCGGGGGAATTGTGGCAGGtttatgcaaatgcaaatgagaaATCTTGTGCAGCGGTGGTTTTGGTCCGGGGCCCAGAGCGGTTGCAATCGAGCGAACCAAGTGGGTGACCGAAAATGGTGGACGGATGGGATAATAATGGAAGAAACATACATTTGGGATGGCGTTTGGATTGttcgtgtgtttgcgtgtgacATTAATTGAAACTGTCACCGAATGTGGGGAACACTGTGcggctttttgtgtgtgtgtgtttttttatgcctTAATGaaggtttgttgtgtgttacATTGTTTGGCCTTTTTTTAACACTATTGAGTTCGCcataatggaaatgtttttaatacatCCGCTAGCATCCATGGTTTGCACAGGTAAAATCACTTCgtagcaagttttttttttcaaacaatttgtttaaaaaatagtttttttaacttattaTAGTAACACTAAACTTCACTTTATCAGTCGAGAATTAATCGAATAATCTTTTAACTTTAAATAAGAATCGTTGATTAAATCAACCAATGGTTGTGTTATAAAATATATGCAACTCCTCTGACACGGCCACCCAAAATTAGCTGCAATAACCTTGAGCTCCACTTTCGGTCGAAACGTTAAACAGGCCTATTGCCATTCCGGCCGAGATCAACCAAGTCCCACCGCTTAACCGTTGTGCATATGctcccacccacccaaccttcGGGTTCCCGGGTCCCGGGTCGGCTTTGCCAGCTTATGGTTGGCTTAAATGATATTGTCAATAAATTCATTACCATTTCTAAGACAGCATGACCTTAATTCGATAATGAATGGGATGCTGCGGTCAGGTCGCCAGTTTCGCAGTGGAGTCGCGGGTGCGCTACTGCACGGCCGTTCGCTGACAGTTGCTCTAGCGTTGGGTCCGTTTGCCAATTTAGCGGGATGAGCCATCGCTTAACAAGTGCCGTACCCCGGCGTTTTGGCGTTTGTGACCGGCCGGAACCGTTCCATTTCTGCGCGGCAATGGCAATTATCATTTCATTTGCCCAGCACGCCAATAGGACGGAGGGGTACGGTGAAACGCGAAGAAAGGATAAGAACAGATGACTATCTTGACACCCAAGTCGTACGGCCGTACTTTTGGTCGACCGGTTGATGTGGTTCCGACGGCAAAGCGTTGCGTGCTTTCGGCCTGAAACGTGCGATTGTTTTAGAAGCGATTGTGGCACATTTTCTCATGCCATTTGTGTTAAGAGTTCAATTCAGCATTAATCATAATTCTTGGTTAGGTTAACGCGACAACACTTGTGCAGCTTCTTTTCTAATCCATTTTGATCGCTGCTGTTTGATGCGAGATATCGACGATGCTTTTTAAATGGAATTCGTGGTATTGCTACGAGAAACAGTGGGAAATATCTTCGAAAATATCATTACCCAGACAAGAATTGTaagcaataaatatatttactttCCACAGAACAAACCCGTTTTCACGTTGTACGACGGTGTACTAAACGCTTACGAAACCTTCATTGGACGGGTGACGCTGCTAAACAACGACATTCTGTACGGCAAAGCCTCACTCAATCTCACTTCAATACGCGAAAGTGACAACGGTTGGTACGAGTGCAAAGTGATCTTCCCGAACCGTGTGCCGAACAAGCGCAACAATGGCACCTGGTTTCACATATCCGTTCTAGGTATGGTGGTTAGATTGTTAAACTAACATCGGGCAACGATTTAAAAACTCGTCATCTATTTCCACTAAAAACGCAGGTGGCACATTACTGCGCATTCCACCCGTCAATCAGACCGTGCTGGAAGGTGATCCGGCATTTTTCCACTGTGTCGTGCAGAACGCGGAAACGATGTTCGTCGAATGGTACAAGGACAACGTGTCGCTGCTCGAGTACTACGATCTTTCGCACCGTTCCATGATGGGACCGGACGGCAGTCTTACGATCAATCCAACACAGATGAGCGATCTCGGGTTCTTCACCTGCGAGGTGCGCAACACCGCCAACGATACACAGTCGGCTAGTGCGTACCTGAACGTACAGTGTAAGTAGCAATCGTTTGTCAATTGTTACAGAGAAAATAAGACCAACTAATAATCGACAAATACTGTACAGATAAGGCGAAGGTGGTTTACGCACCGAAGGAGGTATACATACCGTTTGGGGAGTCAGCAGTGTTGGACTGTCACTTCCGATCGAATCCACCATTGAAGAATCTACGATGGGAAAAGGATGGCTTCCTGTTTGATCCATACAACGTACAGGTAAGAGTAGAAGTGATAGTGGTAAGAGCTAACTAGCTTCATATCCAACGAGACTTGTTATATTTGGACTTCTTTGGCTTATATCCGGAGTAAGTCTATTAATCAAAGGTGGTCTTTAACAAGGTTTGGTTAGGATCTCCACAAGTATCGTGGCAACTACTCACAACTCCACTCAGAAACCATTTAACCAATTCTCCTTCTTGGAGTCCTTATCCTCAATGGAAATGACTCCCGCCTACTATTATTGCTCATTTCCCCATGAATCTTAGAAATGTGAAGTACATCGAAGAGGTCTCCAATACATTATTTCCACTAAAAAGCACGATCTGGTGTAAAGTACCTGACGGTACCTTGGAGTATATAAATTACTGGTACTACGGGATCTGACCTTTTCTGAGCTTTTAGATCATGTAGCATATGCAAGTGCACCACTCAGACGTAAAAGGTAACGTGTTAAAAACATGAACGCTTACTAGAAAGCTTTAATGGAACAATACAATTCCAATcctaaaatttattttttaaatttttaaaaatagattaTTTATGCTCTACATTATAGCCCTGCCTTTATACATTGTTCCAGAAGAGTCTGTATTAAAAAAGTCGTGTTGCTTATGACTGATCATTTCAGGGTGTATTTTATAATCGCAATGGTAGCCTCCAGTTTGACAAGGTGGACGACTCACATGCTGGCCGATACTCCTGCACACCTTACAACGACCTCGGTACCGATGGTCCTTCCCCGATCATTAGCGTGATCGTACAGAGGCCACCGTTTTTCACCATCAAACCAAAGCTCGTGTACGTCACCAAGATGGGTGGAACGGTCGAGATGCACTGTGACGCCCGCGATCGTGACGGTTATCACGTTCCACATATAGCGTGGGTTAAGGTGAGAAGTTACCAAGGGGAAATTTACCTCAATAAATCTTATGTTCCCTAACCATTCGCCTTTCAGAAAGATGGAAGCCTTCTCCCGTACGGTCGGTTTTCCGTTAATGGGGGAAACCTAACAATCGAGGACATTGTGGAGTCAGATCGTGGAATCTACGGTTGTCAAGCGACGAATGAGGCCGCTACGGTGACGGCCGATGCTGAGATTATGATAGAAAATGTATCCCCACGGGCACCGTACAATCTGACCGGTAACAGTACCGACACGTCGATCACGATTCGTTGGGCACCGGGATACATTCGCCAGTATCTGGAGTACATCATCTGGTATCGGTTAGCGGATGCACCCGAATGGCGAACGCTGAAggtaaacaacaaacacattctGGAGGCAACGATCACAAATCTTCAGCCTGCGCGGGAGTACGAGTTCATGGTGCTGTGCCAGGACAACTATGGCGATGGAATGTTTAGCAAAGCGTTCCGTTACTTCACAAAACGTAAGTATTGGATACCTTGTTTGGTGAAGTGATTTGTATTTAAATGACATTTCTGTGACGCGCCAAAGCGACTGAGTTTGAGCAGCCGGAAAATGGACTGCAAGACGCCCTGCTACAGTTCAGCCAGATAGGATCACCAAGGAATTTTCACGTGCGCAAAGAGCAGGACCACTTCGTTGCCCGCTGGGAACCGCCGGAGCTGGGATTGGATCAGCTTCGTTTCTACATTCTACGTTGGTGGATTGAGCCACAGCACAAACTGCACGGAAGTGCGGAAACATCCGAGACGAACTACATTCGTAAGTATCAGAACATACCAATTGAACCAATGCTGCCTTTCATACGGCATCCATCACTTTTGCATCTTCAACAGTCGAAACCCTGGACGAGGACGAAATGTACACGTTCCAGGTGTTTGCTCTATCGACGACCAACTACACGAGTGGCAGCAACGAGTTTGAAATCTACGTTTATCCCTACCGGCGCGTCAAGGTGATGACGGTCAGTGGCGTACTCATACTGCTGTTCTGTCTCGCGGTCATCAGCGCGCTGCTCTACATGAAGCGGAATCGGATTCGGAAGCTGCGCGAAGCGGAGAATGTGAAAATATGAGACACTTACACGCACAGTCAAACAGcttgcaaaacacacaccgaagTTTCACAGAGCTGTCGTCCGGGGCCACaaatgtttcgctttgttCTCACGTTTTTGTCTTCATCTTCGACCTGCGTGGGATGATGACCACGTCTCGATATCGACCTGCCGTAAATTAGCTGCCCTTCCCGGAAGTAATAGTAGTGCTAGTAGCAAGCGTTCTCGTTGCTCGTAGACATTCGTTTAGGAAATGAAAGCAAGAACTGTTAAGCACGGGCCTATAcctaaaacaatattaatcgAAAGACGTAAACAACTGGAAACCGTTGCGGTTGCGTGCTATGCTAGAGAACACagaagaaaataatggaaaacaaataattactaTCGTGAAATAGTAGAACGttcagtttgtttattttttttgtttagtgcgAATGAATGAGATCTTGTCATTACTAATAATAAACGAATTAAAGATAAGAATTGATGTGTTGTAGTTGAAAGCTTTCttattttctatattttataaatgaaaaaataaccatAGCGTGCTCCTGCTAAGATCACtactttttctgtttttatttctacccAATTAACCAAAATCTGTATTACAAATATACCCAAGCAACAATTATGCCCAAGTGACATAACACATACCAAACAGGTTTATTTGCTATGGTACACAGGTTAGAATGGgtttacacaaaaaagaggTCCTATATATTCCTTCTTTAATCTTTGAAAGGTATCCTAAAGTATGGTGtgtacaatttaaaataaaaagtatATTCCTGAGCTACTCATGAGATACTTAGAGCCCTCATCATCATGAGCAACGTCAGTTCCCAGAATATCCttgaaaagaatggaaaagaatgaaTGGGATTCCCCCATAATGGGATTGAACTTTGCATGAAAGGAAAAGCTACACTTTACAAGTTTAAAACATCATATCATTTTCTGTAACACTGCACCGCCGTTGGAGaattttaatcaattattCAATGCCGCGAATAAACGACCATTATTTCGAGCATGGTTCCTGCCAGCACAACCAAACACACGTGGCTGTAACAGAAACCATTCGCGCAGCATTATCGAGAGCCACTTTACAGCAATACGGCGGCCATCGTACGTTTATGCCCCTGGCGGAACAATGCTCATGAGAATGCCAATGATACCGGcactgatgacgatgatgatggtggtggtggtgatgatgcttATGTTAATGCAGTGTAGCACAATGAAACAGAGAAAATAAACTAATGGCAACAAAATTGAGTTCAGAAAGCCCTCCGCCGCTGACAATGCTTTCCTGGGGACGGCCGGCGTTCAGCGGCAAAGCAGCGTGATGCTGAGCGTCACACAAAAGGCTTTGAAAGCTTCCACCTGAACATCGTCACCAAGGCATTGATAATTTATAACCCATGTTATACGGCGAAGTACTAGTCACACTAGCGGTGGTTTGAGAATAATTCCTGGCAGGAAGTATGATCCAACGTTcgtcaacaacaacatcgcTGTCGTCGACATGCTGTATTGGTTAGTGAAAGGATGAACGAGTATGATGTGGTACtgtaaatatgaaaatgattattattagACAAAGGAATGGTGTAGTAAGTTAAACAATACTATGATgtataaacgaaacaaacgacaaCTTTGTTGAAATGGTAAgtaattgaacaatttttatgtACTTGGTGTAAGCTTTGGCCACCATTTCCCGCATGCTGTGTGCACCTCAAGGTGGATGAAAACGACGAGTTCATGCTCTCGAGCCAGCCTACCATGCTGTGTAGCCTGCCGAGCTACATATTGAACCAGAATCAACTTTCCACGTGGAGTTGGTGTAAATTTACGCGAGTTTCCAGTTACCACCAGACGCATTCGCGAAACAATGCAACAGCCTGCACAACATTATGCATTACTATTGTTGTCCTCAGCCTCACTGTTCAACGTGGCCTAGCAGGTGACTGTGACAGTGTGGGCGCTCGTGGTGCATGCAAAATGAGTGCAAAAGGCTGCTGTTAGCGTTATGAGTGATTGTACATTTGTCGAATGCTCTTTTTTCCTTGTTGTGTTACCGTAATTTATGACTTCTGAACAGGAAGCTGCCTGTACGGTTGATGTGACACGAATGTCTACACGAAAAACGCTGAACATGAGCACCTGCAATGTGCAATGGTGGTAGGCAAAAGGCGAGATGTAGGGCCCTGTCGTCATGGAGAAGGAGCTTCGAGTGTAAGGTACTGCCGTGTTTGAGAATAATGCGTAATCAAAAGGATTCGGTTGAACTTTGGGGTATGTCAATTTAATTTACCGCAGTGTTGAGCAATGTTTAACAatgcttgttttgtgtgctatTTGGTTGTCTAGCGGTAAAATACCGAATATATTTTATGTTCTCTTTacaaaactttcacttttgtttcttaaatgtaACTGAAGAGCTTACATCAATCTCTGATGTTAAAATATTGGTTCTCCAAAAATTTAGTAATCAATGCTTGTGGTAGCATCTTAACAACGATGAAGCTATTTTCTGAATTTTGTTGTAGATGATGCCAAAGGTACAATATCAGCTAATACAATATAATACAgagtaataaaatgaatataaCAGGCAGATGAATAACGTGGTTTCATaaagcctgaaagtatgcaatcatttGATGGGGATTACAGTTACACttctaatgatttttttttatattttatactCTCAACCGActatgcccgggataagacaattcgcaaggaggaaatgccttgcaaaatttgaaatatttgtaaaaactcaacactttg
This Anopheles marshallii chromosome 3, idAnoMarsDA_429_01, whole genome shotgun sequence DNA region includes the following protein-coding sequences:
- the LOC128712250 gene encoding protein borderless; translation: MINMQQLLMTAVRCSRWPVGDGALVRRRPSGSVAHVSLLLALLTVFGAVDHSQGYLDDRQPVYLEAKIGSYVILDCPVDFPQDEPIPYVLHWNKDNKPVFTLYDGVLNAYETFIGRVTLLNNDILYGKASLNLTSIRESDNGWYECKVIFPNRVPNKRNNGTWFHISVLGGTLLRIPPVNQTVLEGDPAFFHCVVQNAETMFVEWYKDNVSLLEYYDLSHRSMMGPDGSLTINPTQMSDLGFFTCEVRNTANDTQSASAYLNVQYKAKVVYAPKEVYIPFGESAVLDCHFRSNPPLKNLRWEKDGFLFDPYNVQGVFYNRNGSLQFDKVDDSHAGRYSCTPYNDLGTDGPSPIISVIVQRPPFFTIKPKLVYVTKMGGTVEMHCDARDRDGYHVPHIAWVKKDGSLLPYGRFSVNGGNLTIEDIVESDRGIYGCQATNEAATVTADAEIMIENVSPRAPYNLTGNSTDTSITIRWAPGYIRQYLEYIIWYRLADAPEWRTLKVNNKHILEATITNLQPAREYEFMVLCQDNYGDGMFSKAFRYFTKPTEFEQPENGLQDALLQFSQIGSPRNFHVRKEQDHFVARWEPPELGLDQLRFYILRWWIEPQHKLHGSAETSETNYILETLDEDEMYTFQVFALSTTNYTSGSNEFEIYVYPYRRVKVMTVSGVLILLFCLAVISALLYMKRNRIRKLREAENVKI